A single genomic interval of Ramlibacter pinisoli harbors:
- a CDS encoding aldo/keto reductase, with protein MRSINLGPFKVSAISLGCMNLSHAYGKPPSAQQGERVLLAALDAGVTLFDTAALYGFGANETLVGRVLKAHRSRFTLASKGGMGGVAGDDGVVRRVIDGRPEAIRRNCEDSLRRLQTDVIDLYYLHRWDKKVPVEESVGALARLVEQGKVRTIGLSEVSAATIRKAHAVHPVTAVQTEYSLWTRNPEIAVLDACEELGATFVAFSPVARGFLCDALHDVTTLDAKDIRRAMPRFEPAHYARNLALLPGYKALAQEAGCTPAQLALAWLLHKRPFILPIPGTTSVDHLHEDLAAADVRLAPDLLQRLEAHINQDTVSGHRYSAQARTEVDTEDYPDQAG; from the coding sequence ATGCGTAGTATCAACCTCGGCCCTTTCAAAGTCTCCGCGATCAGTCTCGGGTGCATGAACCTCAGCCATGCCTATGGCAAGCCGCCGTCGGCGCAGCAGGGCGAGCGGGTCCTGCTGGCCGCCCTCGATGCCGGTGTGACGCTGTTCGACACCGCCGCGCTGTACGGGTTCGGCGCCAACGAGACGCTGGTCGGCCGGGTGCTCAAGGCGCACCGCAGCCGGTTCACCCTGGCCAGCAAGGGCGGGATGGGGGGCGTGGCGGGGGACGACGGGGTGGTGCGCCGGGTCATCGATGGCCGGCCCGAGGCGATCCGGCGCAACTGCGAGGACAGCCTGCGGCGGCTGCAGACCGACGTCATCGACCTGTACTACCTGCACCGCTGGGACAAGAAGGTGCCGGTGGAGGAGAGCGTCGGCGCGCTGGCCCGGCTGGTGGAGCAGGGCAAGGTGCGCACCATCGGCCTGTCGGAAGTGTCGGCGGCCACCATCCGCAAGGCGCATGCCGTGCACCCGGTCACGGCGGTGCAGACCGAGTACTCGCTGTGGACGCGCAATCCCGAGATCGCCGTGCTGGATGCCTGCGAGGAACTGGGCGCGACCTTCGTGGCCTTCAGCCCGGTGGCGCGCGGCTTCCTGTGCGATGCGCTGCACGACGTGACGACGCTGGACGCCAAGGACATCCGGCGCGCCATGCCGCGCTTCGAGCCGGCCCACTACGCGAGGAACCTGGCGCTGCTCCCGGGCTACAAGGCGCTGGCGCAGGAGGCCGGCTGCACGCCCGCGCAGCTGGCGCTGGCCTGGCTGCTGCACAAGCGGCCGTTCATCCTGCCGATTCCCGGGACGACCAGCGTCGACCACCTGCACGAGGACCTGGCCGCCGCCGACGTGCGGCTCGCGCCGGACCTGCTGCAGCGGCTGGAGGCCCACATCAACCAGGACACAGTCAGCGGCCACCGCTACAGCGCGCAGGCACGCACCGAGGTCGACACCGAGGACTACCCGGACCAGGCCGGCTAG
- a CDS encoding FixH family protein, which translates to MNDRPEFQGPPPRPWWRHGYLWLVLAGPAVVVVASFVTFGIAVRGADPVVAEDYYRRGVEINRQLAQERALMPAAQARNHAATPTAQP; encoded by the coding sequence ATGAACGATCGTCCCGAGTTCCAGGGCCCGCCGCCGCGGCCGTGGTGGCGCCACGGCTATCTCTGGCTGGTGCTGGCCGGGCCGGCGGTGGTGGTGGTGGCGTCGTTCGTCACCTTCGGCATCGCCGTCCGCGGCGCCGACCCGGTGGTGGCGGAGGACTACTACCGGCGCGGCGTCGAGATCAACCGTCAACTCGCCCAGGAGCGGGCCCTCATGCCGGCCGCCCAGGCTCGCAACCATGCCGCCACGCCGACCGCGCAACCCTGA
- a CDS encoding response regulator — protein sequence MPAAPLHVAPPPRIFLADDSPAIRERVADLLVRRAMHVVGEAATPQASIEGILAARPDVVVLDVHLEGGTGLQVLRAVREAQPGIAFVVFSNNASAPYRKRYLGEGALRFLDKSSEFDQLAGAVAEASAAALH from the coding sequence ATGCCCGCCGCCCCTTTGCACGTCGCCCCGCCGCCCCGGATCTTCCTGGCCGACGACTCGCCCGCCATCCGCGAGCGGGTCGCCGACCTGCTGGTGCGCCGCGCGATGCATGTGGTGGGCGAGGCCGCCACGCCCCAGGCGTCCATCGAGGGCATCCTGGCCGCGCGCCCCGACGTCGTCGTGCTCGACGTCCATCTCGAGGGCGGCACCGGCCTGCAGGTGCTGCGGGCGGTGCGCGAGGCGCAGCCCGGCATCGCCTTCGTCGTCTTCTCCAACAACGCCAGCGCGCCGTATCGCAAGCGCTACCTCGGCGAGGGCGCGCTGCGATTCCTCGACAAGAGCAGCGAGTTCGACCAGCTCGCCGGCGCCGTGGCCGAAGCCTCGGCCGCCGCCCTCCACTGA
- a CDS encoding DMT family transporter yields the protein MLAMAGAMAAFIANDTLVKYVSQTLPASELIFLRGVFSIVLLTAVAGAMGALRQLPQLAERKVVLRAGFDAFATLVYLSSLFHLPIANATAINMATPLILTLVAVVALRERVSPGRWLAIAAGFSGVLLVVQPSGAAFNGWAVLCLAGTLLHAARDFTTRLIDVRVPSILITLSTAVAVTLLAGAWGLGHTWQAVNAAQLGLLAAAGVLLSIGYFLLTVSMRAGEMSVVAPFRYSGLLVALVLGYLVWGDVPNVLASLGIVLLVGAGIAVLHRPRVPARTPADAAAD from the coding sequence GTGCTCGCGATGGCGGGCGCCATGGCGGCGTTCATCGCCAACGACACCCTGGTCAAGTACGTCAGCCAGACGCTGCCGGCCTCCGAGCTGATCTTCCTGCGCGGCGTGTTCTCCATCGTGCTGCTCACGGCGGTGGCGGGCGCGATGGGCGCGCTGCGCCAGCTGCCGCAACTGGCCGAACGCAAGGTGGTGCTGCGCGCGGGCTTCGACGCGTTCGCCACCCTGGTCTATCTGAGCTCGCTGTTCCACCTGCCGATCGCCAACGCCACGGCGATCAACATGGCCACGCCGCTGATCCTCACGCTGGTCGCGGTGGTCGCCCTGCGCGAACGCGTCAGCCCGGGCCGCTGGCTGGCCATCGCGGCCGGCTTCTCCGGCGTGCTGCTGGTCGTGCAGCCGAGCGGCGCGGCCTTCAACGGCTGGGCCGTGCTGTGCCTGGCCGGCACGCTGCTGCACGCGGCCCGCGACTTCACCACCCGGCTGATCGACGTCCGCGTGCCCTCGATCCTGATCACGCTAAGCACGGCGGTCGCGGTCACGCTGCTGGCCGGCGCCTGGGGGCTGGGGCACACGTGGCAGGCGGTCAACGCCGCGCAGCTCGGCCTGCTGGCCGCGGCCGGCGTGCTGCTGAGCATCGGCTACTTCCTGCTGACGGTGAGCATGCGCGCCGGCGAGATGAGCGTGGTCGCCCCGTTCCGCTACAGCGGGCTGCTGGTCGCGCTTGTGCTGGGCTACCTCGTGTGGGGCGACGTGCCGAACGTGCTGGCGTCGCTCGGGATCGTGCTGCTGGTCGGCGCCGGCATCGCCGTGCTGCACCGGCCGCGCGTGCCGGCCCGCACGCCGGCGGATGCAGCGGCCGACTAG
- a CDS encoding response regulator transcription factor, producing MIRIVIADDHAIVREGLKRIVSDAPQLQVVGEAADGTEVMQRVRELDFDVLVLDLSMPGRSGMELIKLAKAEKPRLRILVLSMHQETQYAVRAIRSGASGYLTKESAPAQLVQALAKIAGGGAYISAEVAEQLALGAMPGAAAAAPHESLSHREFEVMRRLAAGESVTDIATGLSLSVKTVSTHKANGMAKLGLQNQTDLVRYALRHGLIDAG from the coding sequence ATGATCCGCATCGTCATCGCCGACGACCACGCCATCGTGCGCGAAGGCCTCAAGCGCATCGTGTCGGACGCGCCGCAGCTGCAGGTGGTGGGCGAGGCCGCCGACGGCACCGAGGTCATGCAGCGGGTGCGCGAGCTCGACTTCGACGTGCTGGTGCTGGACCTGTCCATGCCCGGGCGCAGCGGCATGGAGCTGATCAAGCTGGCCAAGGCCGAAAAGCCGCGGTTGCGCATCCTGGTGCTGTCGATGCACCAGGAGACGCAGTACGCGGTGCGCGCCATCCGCTCCGGCGCCAGCGGCTACCTCACCAAGGAGAGCGCGCCGGCGCAGCTGGTGCAGGCGCTGGCCAAGATCGCGGGCGGCGGCGCCTACATCAGCGCCGAGGTGGCCGAGCAGCTGGCCCTGGGCGCCATGCCCGGTGCCGCCGCCGCGGCGCCGCACGAATCGCTGTCGCACCGCGAGTTCGAGGTCATGCGCCGGCTGGCCGCCGGCGAGAGCGTCACCGACATCGCGACCGGGCTCAGCCTGTCGGTCAAGACCGTCAGCACCCACAAGGCCAACGGCATGGCCAAGCTGGGACTGCAGAACCAGACCGACCTGGTTCGCTACGCCCTGCGGCACGGCCTGATCGACGCCGGCTGA
- the hemN gene encoding oxygen-independent coproporphyrinogen III oxidase, with product MTTETPAVLTSDLLRRFDVTGPRYTSYPTADRFVEAWGPDDQARALRERRGGPAAVTLPLSLYVHIPFCESVCYYCACNKIVTRQHGRAEPYLRALEREASLHTALIGTGQAVSQLHLGGGTPTFLSDAELEGLMRMLSRHFRLVPGGEFSVEVDPRTVTRERLAHLARLGFNRLSFGVQDFDPQVQKAVHRVQPVEQVAALVRDARELGFESLNLDLIYGLPLQTPASFARTLEQVRELRPDRIALYGYAHLPERFKPQRRIVSADLPDAGAKLAMLAQSLDTLGEAGYVYIGMDHFALPTDALAVAKRQGRLHRNFQGYSTQPDCDLIGLGVSAISRIGPTYSQNAKTLDEYQDHLQQGRLPTARGLAMDRDDLARRAVIMALMCQGEVLFETIEAACLLDFASYFGPELQRLRELEDQGLVRVDATGIRVTPAGWYVVRAVAMVFDRYLQADRQRARFSRIL from the coding sequence GTGACCACCGAGACCCCTGCCGTCCTGACGTCCGACCTGCTGCGCCGCTTCGACGTCACCGGGCCGCGCTACACCTCCTACCCCACCGCCGACCGCTTCGTCGAGGCCTGGGGGCCCGACGACCAGGCCCGCGCGCTGCGGGAGCGCCGCGGCGGCCCGGCGGCCGTCACGCTGCCGCTGTCGCTGTACGTGCACATCCCGTTCTGCGAGTCGGTCTGCTACTACTGCGCCTGCAACAAGATCGTCACCCGCCAGCACGGCCGCGCCGAGCCCTACCTGCGCGCGCTGGAGCGCGAGGCGTCGCTGCACACGGCGCTGATCGGCACCGGCCAGGCCGTGAGCCAGCTGCACCTGGGCGGCGGCACGCCCACCTTCCTGTCCGACGCCGAACTCGAGGGGCTGATGCGCATGCTGTCGCGCCACTTCCGGCTGGTGCCGGGCGGCGAGTTCTCGGTCGAGGTCGATCCGCGCACCGTCACGCGCGAGCGGCTCGCGCACCTGGCCAGGCTGGGCTTCAACCGCCTGAGCTTCGGCGTGCAGGACTTCGACCCCCAGGTACAGAAGGCCGTGCACCGCGTGCAGCCGGTGGAGCAGGTCGCGGCGCTGGTGCGCGATGCGCGCGAGCTGGGCTTCGAATCGCTCAACCTCGACCTGATCTACGGCCTGCCGCTGCAGACGCCGGCATCGTTCGCGCGCACCCTGGAACAGGTGCGCGAGCTGCGGCCCGACCGCATCGCGCTGTACGGGTACGCCCACCTGCCGGAGCGGTTCAAGCCGCAGCGGCGCATCGTGTCGGCCGACCTGCCGGACGCCGGCGCCAAGCTGGCCATGCTGGCGCAGTCGCTCGACACCCTGGGCGAGGCCGGCTACGTCTACATCGGCATGGACCATTTCGCGCTGCCGACCGATGCGCTGGCCGTGGCCAAGCGCCAGGGGCGGCTGCACCGCAACTTCCAGGGCTACAGCACCCAGCCCGACTGCGACCTGATCGGGCTGGGCGTGTCGGCCATCAGCCGCATCGGCCCGACCTACAGCCAGAACGCCAAGACGCTCGACGAGTACCAGGACCACCTGCAGCAGGGCCGCCTGCCGACCGCGCGCGGGCTGGCGATGGACCGTGACGACCTCGCGCGGCGGGCCGTGATCATGGCGCTGATGTGCCAGGGCGAGGTGCTGTTCGAGACCATCGAGGCGGCCTGCCTGCTCGATTTCGCCAGCTACTTCGGACCCGAGCTGCAGCGCCTGCGTGAGCTCGAGGACCAGGGCCTGGTGCGGGTCGACGCCACCGGCATCCGCGTGACGCCGGCCGGCTGGTACGTGGTGCGGGCGGTCGCCATGGTGTTCGACCGCTACCTGCAGGCCGACCGCCAGCGCGCGCGCTTCTCGCGCATCCTCTGA
- the ccoG gene encoding cytochrome c oxidase accessory protein CcoG → MSHKVIPIVPVPDDTQSLYEAQKKIHPRAVTGRFANWRWLFVWATQLVFYGLPWIPWATEQGTRQAVLFDLASRRFYLFGYVLYPQDFIYLTGLLVISALSLFLFTAVAGRLWCGFACPQTVYTEIFLWIERKVEGDRPHRIKLDAGSLTTEKLVKKTFKHVLWGGFAMWTGFTFVGYFTPITELGLAFLQTRMGSWEVFWVFFYALATYGNAGFLREQVCKYMCPYARFQSAMFDADTLIVSYDTVRGEPRGTRGRKDDLVAKGLGSCIDCGLCVQVCPTGIDIRQGLQYECIGCAACVDVCDSVMDKMEYPRGLIRFTTQNALEKGWTEHRIVQQVLRPRILVYAAVLAALTIGLATSLMLRTPLKVDVVRDRAALSRIVAGGRLENVYRLQVMNATEESQRYRITAEGLPGLEVASEPLVAIGPAESRWVPVRVQIPYGAATPGSHPIHFRIEAMGADVHVNEKSVFLVPR, encoded by the coding sequence ATGAGCCACAAGGTCATACCCATCGTCCCGGTTCCGGACGACACGCAGTCGCTGTACGAAGCGCAGAAGAAGATCCATCCGCGGGCCGTCACCGGCCGCTTCGCCAACTGGCGCTGGCTGTTCGTCTGGGCCACCCAGCTGGTCTTCTACGGCCTGCCCTGGATCCCCTGGGCCACCGAGCAGGGCACCCGGCAGGCCGTGCTGTTCGACCTGGCGTCGCGCCGGTTCTACCTCTTCGGGTACGTGCTGTACCCGCAGGACTTCATCTACCTCACCGGCCTGCTGGTGATCAGCGCGCTGTCGCTGTTCCTTTTCACGGCCGTGGCCGGGCGGCTGTGGTGCGGGTTCGCCTGTCCGCAGACGGTCTACACCGAGATCTTCCTGTGGATCGAGCGCAAGGTGGAGGGCGACCGCCCGCACCGGATCAAGCTCGACGCCGGCTCGCTCACCACCGAGAAGCTGGTCAAGAAGACCTTCAAGCACGTCCTGTGGGGCGGCTTCGCGATGTGGACCGGCTTCACCTTCGTCGGCTACTTCACGCCGATCACCGAGCTGGGGTTGGCGTTCCTGCAGACGCGGATGGGCTCCTGGGAAGTGTTCTGGGTGTTCTTCTACGCCCTGGCCACCTACGGCAACGCGGGCTTCCTGCGCGAGCAGGTGTGCAAGTACATGTGCCCGTACGCCCGTTTCCAGAGCGCGATGTTCGACGCCGACACCCTGATCGTCAGCTACGACACGGTGCGCGGCGAGCCGCGCGGCACCCGTGGCCGCAAGGACGACCTGGTCGCCAAGGGCCTGGGCTCGTGCATCGACTGCGGCCTGTGCGTGCAGGTCTGCCCGACCGGCATCGACATCCGCCAGGGCCTGCAGTACGAGTGCATCGGCTGCGCCGCCTGCGTGGACGTCTGCGACAGTGTCATGGACAAGATGGAGTACCCGCGCGGCCTGATCCGGTTCACCACCCAGAACGCGCTGGAGAAGGGCTGGACCGAGCACCGCATCGTGCAGCAGGTGCTGCGCCCGCGCATCCTGGTCTATGCCGCCGTGCTGGCCGCCCTGACCATCGGCCTGGCCACCAGCCTGATGCTGCGCACGCCGCTCAAGGTCGACGTGGTGCGCGACCGCGCGGCCCTGTCGCGCATCGTCGCCGGCGGCCGGCTGGAGAACGTCTACCGGCTGCAGGTGATGAACGCCACCGAGGAATCGCAGCGCTACCGCATCACCGCCGAGGGCCTGCCCGGCCTGGAAGTCGCTTCCGAGCCGCTGGTGGCGATCGGCCCCGCCGAGTCGCGCTGGGTGCCGGTGCGGGTGCAGATCCCGTACGGCGCGGCGACGCCCGGTTCGCACCCGATCCACTTCCGCATCGAGGCGATGGGCGCCGACGTGCACGTGAACGAGAAGTCCGTCTTCCTCGTGCCCCGCTGA
- a CDS encoding YqhA family protein: MQDPTPLRGSSSPLRPLPGLIFASRWLQLPLYLGLIVAQAVYVVHFLLELWHLVEAAAGSQAALQQLVNSIGYKTTAPIGSLNETVIMLVVLALIDVVMISNLLIMVIVGGFETFVSRMNLEGHPDQPEWLSHVNASVLKVKLATAIIGISSIHLLKTFINADNYSDRVLVAQTVIHITFLLSAMAIAYTDKIMASAGPQGGKH, from the coding sequence ATGCAAGACCCCACTCCCCTGCGAGGCAGCAGCTCGCCGCTGCGCCCCCTGCCCGGCCTGATCTTCGCCAGCCGCTGGCTGCAGCTGCCCCTGTACCTGGGCCTCATCGTGGCGCAGGCCGTGTACGTGGTGCACTTCCTGCTGGAGCTGTGGCACCTGGTCGAGGCCGCCGCCGGCAGCCAGGCGGCGCTGCAGCAGCTGGTGAACAGCATCGGCTACAAGACCACCGCACCGATCGGCTCGCTCAACGAGACCGTGATCATGCTGGTGGTGCTGGCACTCATCGACGTGGTGATGATCTCCAACCTGCTGATCATGGTGATCGTGGGCGGGTTCGAGACCTTCGTCAGCCGCATGAACCTGGAAGGGCACCCCGACCAGCCCGAATGGCTGAGCCACGTGAACGCCTCGGTGCTCAAGGTCAAGCTGGCCACGGCCATCATCGGCATCAGCTCGATCCACCTGCTCAAGACCTTCATCAACGCCGACAACTACAGCGACCGCGTGCTGGTCGCGCAGACCGTGATCCACATCACCTTCCTGCTGTCGGCCATGGCCATCGCCTACACCGACAAGATCATGGCCAGCGCCGGGCCGCAGGGCGGCAAGCACTGA
- a CDS encoding PAS domain-containing sensor histidine kinase — protein sequence MPNRFTFQSDDTVAAHLAGLLDSAMDAILSVDEQQHIVLYNRAAEKIFGWTAAEAMGQPLEILLPTRFRAGHAGFVRRFGQTGVTSRRMGDGTVILGQRKDGREFPMDASISHLDTPTGKLYTVILRDVTERVRSREELALFAAEASAVREQEKTRIARELHDELAQSLTALKMDTIWVREQLRSDPDGATAKLSQMLALLDASVAATRRIAADLRPLLLDDLGLAPAVEWLVQNFSQRTGVACQLDIDESLELDEPYATAVFRIVQESLANVGKHAQATQVRVRVAPEGREMVLVVEDDGVGFAADGPRKPNSLGLVGLRERAHLLQGRVEVRSVPGQGTRVEARIPVREAA from the coding sequence ATGCCGAACCGGTTCACCTTCCAGAGCGACGACACCGTCGCCGCCCACCTCGCCGGCCTGCTCGACTCCGCCATGGACGCCATCCTCTCGGTGGATGAGCAGCAGCACATCGTCCTGTACAACCGCGCCGCCGAGAAGATCTTCGGCTGGACCGCCGCCGAGGCCATGGGCCAGCCGCTCGAGATCCTGCTGCCCACGCGCTTCCGGGCCGGCCACGCCGGATTCGTGCGCCGGTTCGGCCAGACCGGCGTCACCTCGCGCCGCATGGGCGACGGCACCGTGATCCTGGGCCAGCGCAAGGACGGCCGCGAGTTCCCGATGGACGCCTCGATCTCGCACCTGGACACGCCTACCGGCAAGCTCTACACCGTGATCCTGCGCGACGTCACCGAACGGGTGCGCAGCCGCGAGGAGCTGGCCCTGTTCGCCGCCGAGGCCAGCGCCGTGCGCGAGCAGGAGAAGACCCGCATCGCGCGCGAGCTGCACGACGAACTGGCGCAGTCGCTCACCGCGCTGAAGATGGACACCATCTGGGTGCGCGAGCAGCTGCGCAGCGACCCGGACGGCGCCACCGCCAAGCTGTCGCAGATGCTCGCCCTGCTGGACGCCAGCGTCGCCGCCACCCGCCGCATCGCCGCCGACCTGCGGCCGCTGCTGCTGGACGACCTGGGGCTGGCGCCGGCCGTCGAGTGGCTGGTGCAGAACTTCAGCCAGCGCACCGGTGTGGCGTGCCAGCTGGACATCGACGAATCGCTCGAACTCGACGAGCCATATGCCACCGCCGTGTTCCGCATCGTGCAGGAGTCACTGGCCAACGTCGGCAAGCACGCGCAGGCCACGCAGGTGCGCGTGCGCGTCGCCCCCGAGGGCCGCGAGATGGTGCTGGTGGTCGAGGACGACGGCGTCGGCTTCGCCGCCGACGGGCCGCGCAAGCCCAACTCGCTCGGCCTGGTGGGCCTGCGCGAACGGGCCCACCTGCTGCAGGGGCGGGTGGAGGTGCGCAGCGTGCCGGGGCAGGGCACGCGGGTCGAGGCCCGCATTCCCGTGCGGGAGGCCGCATGA
- a CDS encoding Gfo/Idh/MocA family oxidoreductase — protein MTQPVRIALAGPGAFGIKHLDGLKLIDGVEITSIIGRELPKAQEVAAKYGARHVTTNLDEALARPDVDAVILCTPTQLHAQQSIAAMKAGKHVQVEIPLCDKLADGRQVVEMQKKTGLVAMVGHTRRFNPSHQYVHQKIQSGAFNIQQMDVQTYFFRRTNTNALGQARSWTDHLLWHHAAHTVDLFQYQTGSKVVKANAVQGPVHPTLGIAMDMSIQLKTESGAICTLSLSFNNDGPLGTFFRYIGDTATYLARYDDLYNGKEEKIDVSKVDVSMNGIELQDREFIAAIREKREPNSSVGKVFPCYDVLDQLERQLA, from the coding sequence ATGACGCAACCCGTCCGTATCGCCCTCGCCGGTCCCGGCGCCTTCGGCATCAAGCACCTCGACGGCCTGAAGCTCATCGACGGCGTGGAGATCACGTCCATCATCGGCCGCGAGCTGCCCAAGGCGCAGGAAGTGGCCGCCAAGTACGGCGCCCGGCATGTCACCACCAACCTCGACGAGGCGCTGGCCCGCCCCGACGTCGACGCCGTCATCCTGTGCACGCCGACGCAGTTGCACGCGCAGCAGTCGATCGCCGCGATGAAGGCGGGCAAGCACGTGCAGGTCGAGATCCCGCTGTGCGACAAGCTGGCCGACGGTCGGCAGGTGGTGGAGATGCAGAAGAAGACCGGCCTGGTGGCCATGGTCGGCCACACCCGCCGCTTCAATCCCAGCCACCAGTACGTGCACCAGAAGATCCAGTCCGGCGCGTTCAACATCCAGCAGATGGACGTGCAGACCTACTTCTTCCGCCGCACCAACACCAACGCGCTGGGCCAGGCGCGCAGCTGGACCGACCACCTGCTGTGGCACCACGCCGCCCACACGGTGGACCTGTTCCAGTACCAGACCGGCAGCAAGGTCGTGAAGGCCAACGCGGTGCAGGGCCCCGTCCATCCCACGCTGGGCATCGCCATGGACATGAGCATCCAGCTCAAGACCGAGAGCGGCGCCATCTGCACGCTGTCGCTGTCGTTCAACAACGACGGCCCGCTGGGCACGTTCTTCCGCTACATCGGCGACACCGCCACCTACCTCGCGCGCTACGACGACCTGTACAACGGCAAGGAGGAGAAGATCGACGTCTCCAAGGTCGACGTCTCCATGAACGGCATCGAGCTGCAGGACCGCGAGTTCATTGCCGCCATCCGCGAGAAGCGCGAGCCGAATTCGTCGGTGGGCAAGGTCTTTCCCTGCTACGACGTGCTGGATCAGCTGGAGCGGCAACTGGCGTAA
- a CDS encoding helix-turn-helix domain-containing protein, with product MSTATLEARTAPLHYISPAEFRARPAATLTTLCSSCHLKDLCLPCGMSAPTVERLDGLHFGRRRVKAGQALYRAGEPFQTIYAVRSGTFKSSLTVADGREQVSGFSMAGELMGLDGLAQGRHASTATALEDAEICAIPYDHLMELSAGSSELQRVVAQLMSREIVREHSLMLLLGSMNAEERLASFLLNISQRMKARGWSPSEFHLRMSRAEIGSYLGMKLETVSRTFSAFVQQGLLAVDKRHIRILDLEALTRTFEARLQ from the coding sequence ATGTCCACCGCCACCCTCGAAGCGCGCACCGCGCCGCTGCACTACATCTCGCCCGCCGAGTTCCGCGCCAGGCCGGCGGCGACGCTGACGACCCTGTGCTCGAGCTGCCACCTGAAGGACCTATGCCTGCCGTGCGGCATGAGCGCACCCACCGTGGAGCGCCTGGACGGCCTGCACTTCGGCCGCCGGCGCGTGAAGGCCGGCCAGGCGCTGTACCGTGCCGGTGAACCCTTCCAGACCATCTACGCGGTGCGCAGCGGCACCTTCAAGTCCAGCCTGACGGTCGCCGACGGCCGCGAGCAGGTGAGCGGCTTCTCCATGGCCGGCGAGCTGATGGGCCTGGACGGCCTGGCCCAGGGCCGCCACGCCAGCACCGCCACCGCGCTGGAAGACGCCGAGATCTGCGCCATCCCCTACGACCACCTGATGGAGCTGTCGGCCGGCAGTTCGGAACTGCAGCGCGTGGTGGCCCAGCTGATGAGCCGCGAGATCGTGCGCGAGCACAGCCTGATGCTGCTGCTGGGCAGCATGAACGCCGAGGAGCGCCTGGCGTCCTTCCTGCTGAACATCTCGCAGCGCATGAAGGCGCGCGGCTGGTCGCCCAGCGAGTTCCACCTGCGCATGTCGCGCGCCGAGATCGGCAGCTACCTGGGCATGAAGCTGGAGACGGTGAGCCGCACCTTCTCGGCCTTCGTGCAGCAGGGGCTGCTGGCCGTCGACAAGCGGCATATCCGCATCCTCGACCTGGAGGCGCTGACCCGGACCTTCGAGGCGCGGTTGCAGTGA
- a CDS encoding sulfite exporter TauE/SafE family protein translates to MATTLVATAFLMGLAGGPHCAAMCGAACAGIARAGAGSPAGRAWTFQAGRLLGYSAAGATVALAAQSLSWMAQQTAALRPAWTLLHLAVFGWGLALLVLARQPAWMDSAGRSVWSRVRPWVGGRGGVFGAGLLWTFMPCGLLYSALLVASLAGGPLDGALAMALFASGSALSLWAAPRLFAVLRERGDRWRRDGGTRLAGAALAGVSAWALWADTAHRIAEWCATAL, encoded by the coding sequence ATGGCCACCACCCTGGTCGCGACCGCCTTCCTGATGGGGCTGGCCGGGGGCCCTCATTGCGCCGCCATGTGCGGCGCCGCCTGCGCCGGCATCGCGCGGGCCGGCGCCGGTTCGCCCGCGGGCCGGGCCTGGACCTTCCAGGCCGGCCGGCTGCTGGGCTATTCCGCCGCGGGCGCCACGGTCGCGCTGGCGGCCCAGAGCCTGTCCTGGATGGCGCAACAGACGGCGGCGCTGCGGCCGGCCTGGACCCTGCTGCACCTGGCGGTGTTCGGCTGGGGGCTGGCGCTGCTGGTGCTGGCGCGGCAGCCGGCGTGGATGGACAGTGCCGGGCGCTCGGTCTGGTCGCGCGTGCGGCCCTGGGTGGGAGGGCGCGGCGGCGTGTTCGGCGCCGGCCTGCTGTGGACATTCATGCCGTGCGGTCTGCTGTACTCGGCCCTGCTGGTCGCGTCGCTGGCCGGCGGGCCGCTCGACGGCGCGCTGGCGATGGCCCTGTTCGCGAGTGGCAGCGCGCTGTCGCTGTGGGCCGCGCCTCGGCTGTTCGCGGTGCTGCGCGAGCGTGGCGACCGCTGGCGTCGCGACGGCGGCACCCGCCTCGCCGGGGCGGCCCTGGCCGGCGTGTCGGCCTGGGCCCTGTGGGCGGACACGGCCCACCGCATCGCCGAGTGGTGCGCCACCGCCTTGTGA